DNA from Bradyrhizobium japonicum USDA 6:
CTATCACGAGGTCGCCAACACCGCGCCGGCGTTCGTTGATCTGAAGTTTGCGCCGGAACGGATTGCGAAGATCGTCGGCAAGCAGGGTGCCGAGCTGAAAGCGCGGCCGGAGATGAAGCGGCATCTGGCGTAGGCGCGCGCCCCGGAATGACGACGGAGAGCTACCGCTTCGACGGATTCGCCATCGGCTTGCGCTGTGCCAGTGCTGCGACCGTGGCGGTGCCGATCGGGCCCTGCTCGTCGTAGAGCCAGCATTCGCCAATCGCGACACCATCGGTCGCCTGGTGATTGACCACGTCGAAGCCGATCCAGTTCGTCACCGGCAGGCGGTGCAGATAGATCGTCACGTCGCTGTTGATGTAGCCGAGCCCCTTGTCGCCGGCGTTGGCAAAGGGGCTGGCGAAATCGGCGCCGACAGCGACATGCACGAACGGCGTCATCGGCACGCCGGCCACGAGCTCGCGCACCTCGCTCATCCAGAGCCGGCGCGGACCGAGCGAGCCCATATGGCCGACGATCGGCCGCGTCGTCCATTTGCCGTTCATGCCGAGCCTGGGATCGGTGGGCTTGGGAATGTCGTCCGGCTTCGGCACGTCCCAGTTCGGCGGCGACCAGACGTTGCCGTCCGGATTCTGCGTTTTGCGCAGCAGCTGGCACGAGGCACGCGCCATGCTGACGCCGCCGGAGACAAATTCAGCCTCGACCACGCGAATGCGCAGTCCGTCGCGCACCAGCCGCGTCGTCACCTCGATCGGCTTGTCGATGGTCGGCAGCCGAAACATGTCGACCGTGAGCCGTGCAGGGACGAATTCAGGGCCGGAATGGCGCTCCTCGATGGCGAAGCCGAGCAGTCCGACGATGACGCGTCCGTGCAGCGATTTCGGATCCCAGGGACCGTTGGCCACTTCCGTCGGATGGAATGTATCGCCGTCGCGGGTGAAGAAAGGCATGTTTGTCATGACGCGCGACTTTGAGGAAACGCGTGAGGAAATCAAGGTCCCCCAATCCTCAGGATGAGGAGGCGCGAAGTGCTCTCACCACAACAACGGTGTCATCGCCCGGCTTGACCGGGCGATCCAGTACTCCGAGGCGGTCGTGATTGAACCGATAAGTCGCGGCGTACTGGATGCCCCGGTCAAGCCGGGGCATGACACCGAGAATTAGGAAGCGGCTTGCCACTCCTCACGCACGCTGTCGTCGTGCTCGTTGCTCGCCGCGGCAGACCTCATCGCCTCAAACTCTCCGCGCGACACCAGCTGCTCCAGCGCCCACACAGCAGCGCCACGCACCAAAGCGCTCTCATCGCCGAGCAATCGCCGCGCTTCTTCCGCCAGTATCGCCTCACCGGAGTTACCGATCGCGATCAGCACGTTCCGCAAAAAACGGTCGCGGCCGATGCGCTTCACCGGGGACTTCGTGAACAGCGCGCGAAACGCGGCGTCGTCGAGCCCTGCGAGTTCGGCGAGCGACGGCGCGCGCAATTCGTCGCGCGCGGCGAGCTTTGCCTCGCGCCCCTCCTGCGCGAACTTGTTCCAGGGACAGGCCGCAAGGCAATCGTCGCAGCCATAGATGCGATTGCCGATGGCCTTGCGAAACTCGCGCGGGATCGGTCCCTTGTTCTCGATGGTCAGATACGAGATGCAGCGTCGTGCATCCAGCTTGTAGGGCGCCGGAAACGCCGACGTCGGGCAGATGTCGAGGCACGCCTGGCATGAGCCGCAATGATCGATCTCGGCGTCGTCGCGCGGCAGCTCGAGCGTCGTGTAGATCGCGCCGAGGAATAGCCAGGAGCCGAACTCGCGCGAGACGAGATTGGTGTGCTTGCCCTGCCAGCCGAGATGCGCGGCTTGCGCCAGCGGCTTCTCCATCACCGCCGCGGTGTCGACGAACACCTTGACGTCCGACGGTGCGGTCGCGACCAGCCAGCGCGCGAGCGCCTTCAGGCGCTTCTTGATGAGATCGTGATAGTCGTCGCCCTGCGCATAGACCGAGATCGCCGCGCGCGTGCGCTGCTGCAGGATCGCGAGCGGATCCTGGTCGGGCCCGTAGTTGACGCCGAGCATGATGACGCTGCGCACGTCCTGCCACAGCCCGCGCGGATCGACGCGGCGCTCGGGGTGTGCTGCAAGCCAGTCCATGTCGCCATGGCCGCCCGAGGCGATGAATTCGAGAAAATGCTTTCCGGCGTTTTCGATGGTGCCGGATGCGGTGATGCCGATGCAGTCGAAGCCGAGCGCGCGTGCCTCGTTTGCAAGCGCCGCCTTCAGTTCGGTCGGATCCGAGTTCAGAAGTCGAGGTCCACGTAGGTCCGCGATGCCGGCACGCCCGCCAGCCATTCGCTCAGCAGCGGACGGAACGACGGGCGGGATTTCACCCGCGCGTACCACGCCTTTGCTGCGTCGTCCTCGCTCCATGGCACGTCGCCCAGATAGTCGATCGCCGAGAGATGCGCCGCGGCGGCGAGGTCCGCGTAGGTGAGCCGGTCGCCGGCGAGGAAGTTCCGCGTCTGCGCCAGCCAGCCGATATAGGCCAGATGATAGCGCACGTTGGCCTTGGCGGCTCGCATCACGTCGGCCGAGGGTGCGCCGCCGCCGTTCTCCTCGCTCATGAAGCGCTTGTAGATGCGCTCGGTGACCAGAGGATGCGAGACCTCCTCGAAGAACTTTTCGTTGAACCAGGCCATCAGCCGGCGCACCTCGATGCGCTCGGCGACCGTTTCCGGCATCAGGCGCTTCGGTCCCATGTCGGCGCCATAGGCCTCGTCGACATATTCGGCGATGATCGCCGCGCCCGGTATGGGCGATTGTTCCTTGTCCACCAGAACGGGCGTGGTGCCGGCCGCATTGAGCAGCAGAAATGCCTCGCGCCGCTCCCAGCTGCGCTCTTCGACCAGCCGCAATTCGAGCCCGTATTCTCCCGCGATCAGGCGGATGAAACGCGAATGCGGGCAGAACGGATGATGAAACAGCGTAAACATGAAGCCTTTGACTATTTGATGGTGATTAAGATTCCATCAATGTTTGTGCGGCGCCACACTAGTCCTTCAAAACCGCGAGGCAAGGGCGTGACGTCGCATTTTGCGATTGCGAGAGCAGGACGAATAGGCGAGAAGAGCCCCGCTTTTCCAGCGGAAATGGACCGTAAATATGTCAGACGCAATACGGGCAGTGATCCTCGGCATCATCGAGGGTGTGACCGAGTTCCTTCCCGTGTCCTCGACCGGCCACCTTCTGCTCGCGGAGCGCTTCTTCCATCTCGGCGAAGGCGCCTTCTGGGATTCGTTTACCGTTCTGATCCAGCTCGGTGCGATCCTTGCGATCGTCGTGCTGTACTTCAAGAAATTGTGGGACGTCGCGATCGGCATGTTCACCGGCGACGCCTATGCCCGCCGCTTCGTGATCGGCGTGCTGGTGGCGTTCCTGCCCGCGGTCATCGTCGGTCTCGTCGCCGGCAAATACATCAAGACCCTGCTGTTCAATCCGTGGGTGGTGTGCTTCTCGCTGATCGTTGGCGGCGCCATCCTGCTGTGGGTCGATCGGCTTAATCTCAAGCCGCGCGAGCATGACGCCACCCGCTTTCCGCTGCTGATGTATCTCTATATCGGCATCGCGCAGTGCATCGCGATGATCCCGGGCGTGTCGCGCTCCGGCGCCAGCATCGTCGCCGCGATGTTTCTGGGCGCCGACAAGCGCGCGGCGGCCGAGTTCTCGTTCTTCCTCGCCATCCCCACCATGATCGGCGCGTTCGCCTACGATTTCTACAAGAGCCGCTCCGAGATGACGATGGACCACATGGGCGTCGTCGCGATCGGCTTCGTGGTGTCGTTCATCACCGCAATCATCGTGGTGAAGACGTTTTTGTCCTACGTCACCCGCCACGGCTTCGTGTTGTTTGCCTGGTGGCGCGTGATCGTCGGCACGCTCGGCCTGATCGCGCTGGCGCTCGGCCATTAACCTCTCGAAAACTCACTGACGCGCCTCAACGCAATATAAGCTTTTGATCGGTAGGCAGTTTCCAGAGCAGGGCGGCGCGCGCCCGGCACAGGAGCTGAGCCATGACCCTCGTCAGCGGCTGGGGGCGTTTCCCGGTCGTCGATAGCGAGCTGCTGCGGCCGCGGTCGTTCGAGGCCGTGGGCGAAGCCGTGGTGACGGGCTCCGTGGCCAGGGGCAATGGCCGCGCCTACGGCGATGCCGCGATCGGCGCCATCAGAACCATCGCGATGACAGGGTTCGATCGAGTCAGGTCGTTCGATCCCGTGACCGGGCGCATCCGGCTCGAAGCCGGCGTGCTGCTGTCGGACCTGATCGACACTTTTGGCCGGCGCGGTTTCCTGCCCTTCGTCGTGCCGGGTACGCGCTTCATCTCGGTTGGCGGCGCCATCGCCGCCGATGTCCACGGCAAGAACCATCATTGCGAGGGCGGTTTCGGCCGCTATGTCGACAGCATCTTGCTGCGCACCGGGCAGGGCGAAACCATCGAAGCTTCGCGCGAGCAGAATTCCGATGCCTTCTTCGCAACCGTCGGCGGCATGGGCCTCACCGGGGTGATCCTGGAGGCGACGATGCGGCTGCGACCGGTCGAAACGGGGTGGATCCGCGAGCGGGTGATCTCGGCATCCGATCTCGATGCCGCGATGCGCGCGCTCGATGCGGGCGATTCAGCGACCTATTCGGTGGCCTGGATCGATTGTGCCGCACGCGGCAGCGAGCTCGGCCGCTCGCTGATCTATCTCGGCGAGCACGCAAGGGCAGACGAGCTTGCCGACGGCGCCGGTGCATTTCCCGCCGGCAAAAATCCCGGCCTCGCGGTGCCCATCGACCTGCCGTCGATGACGCTGAACCGCTACAGCATCCGCGCCTTCAACGAGCTCTACTACCGCATGGGCGCGCGGCGCGCCGGCGGCAGCCATGTGGTCTCGCTCTATCCGTATTTCTTCCCGCTCGACAGCATCGCCGACTGGAACCGCATCTACGGCCGGCGCGGCTTCCTCCAGCATCAATGCGTGATCCCGGAGCTGGGCGCCCGCGCCGTGCTCGGCGAGATCCTCGATCGCGTCGCCCGGCGCGGCGATGCTTCCTTCCTCGCGGTGCTCAAGAAACTTGGCCAGGGCGACGGCATCCTGTCGTTCCCGCTGCCCGGCTACACGCTGGCGCTGGATTTCCCGGTGAAGGGCGACATCCTGAATTTCCTCGACGAGATCGACCGCCTGGTCGTCGCCGCCGGCGGCCGGCTTTATCTGGCGAAGGATGCTCGCCAGTCGCGCGCCACGTTCGAAGCCGGCTATCCGGCCTTGCGGCGCTTCAACGCGATCCGCAAAGCGCTCGATCCCGCCGGGACCATCCGCTCAAAACTTTCACAACGCCTGTTCGATGAGGTTTAAGCCGTGACGTCACGCAAGTCCGCAATTGTGCTCGGTGGCTCCTCCGATATCGGCCGCGCCGCCGCGCGCTCCTTTGCCAAGGCCGGATTCGATGTCGCGCTCGCAGGCCGTGACGTCGCCGCACTGGAGCCTGACGCCGCCGATCTGCGCGCGCGCTACAATGTCGAGGTTGGCCTCCACAAATTCGATGTGCTCGATACCGCTTCGTTCGAAGGCTTTGTCGGAGCGCTTCCTGCGTTGCCTGATGTCGTCATCTCGATCGTCGGCCTACTGGGCGTGCAGCAAAATGCCGAAAGCGATCTTGCGCACGCCACCACGATCATGCGCTCGAACTACGAGGGGCCCTCGTTGATTCTCGGCCTGTTCGCGGAGAAATTTTTGGCACGCGGCAGCGGTACGCTCGTCGGCGTCTCATCCGTCGCCGGCGATCGCGGCCGCGCTTCCAATTATGTCTACGGCTCGGCGAAGGCAGGCTTCTCCGCCTTCCTCTCGGGCCTGCGCGCCCGCGCCAGCCGCGGCGGCGTTCACGTCGTCACAGTGAAGCCCGGCTTCGTCCGCACGAAAATGACAGAGGGCATGAAGCTGATCGGCCCGCTCACCGTCGAGGCGCCGGTCGTCGGCGATGCGATCTTCAACGCCGTCGAGAAGAAGACCGACGTCGTCTATGTCAGCGGCAAATGGCGTCTCGTGATGCTGATCATCAAGACGCTGCCGGAAGCGGTGTTCAAGAAGCTGAAGTTTTGAGGCGGTTGCGGCTGACGGTGCGCTCCCTCGCCCGCTTGCGGGAGAGAGGGTGCCTCCGCAGAGAGACTCCCAACGAGGAGAAAACCCTCACCCGCCGCTACGCGGCGACCTCTTCCGCGAGCGGGAGAGGTTAGATAGACCGCCATCGACGCGAGACTACGCGCTCTTGCGCTGGAACTGACCCGCGGCGCGGAAACGCCAGAGATATTGCGGGGCGATCGCCTCCAGCGAATCGGCTGATATGCCGAGCCCTTCCAGCGTCAGCCCGGCCGCCTTCGCCGCATCCGACACGACATTGTCGCGCGCCAGCAGCGTGACCTGGTCCGGCGTCAGCTTCAGCGCGCCCGGCGCGAATTGCAGGAAATTGGCCTGGAAACGGGCAAGGGAGAACGACAGCGGCACCAGCATCGGCTTGCGGTCGGCGATCGCGACGATGGCCTCGATGATCTCGCGCATGGTCAGCACTTCCGGCCCGCCGAGCTCGTAGGTCGCGCCCGCCTTGGCCTTGCCGTCGACGGCATCCGCGATCGCGGTGGCGACATCGCCGACATAGACCGGCTGCATCCGGGTCATCTCGCCGATCAGCGGCAGCACCGGCGACATCCGCGCCAGCGCGGCAAAGCGGTTGGTGAACTGGTCCTCGGGCCCGAAGATCACCGACGGGCGGAAGATCGTGGCCGAGGGCACCGCGGCCAGCACCGCCGCCTCGCCGGCCGCCTTGGCCCTGGCATAGTGCGAGGGCGATTCGGCGTCGGCGCCGATCGCCGAGACATGCACCAGACGGGCGCCTGCGGCGGCCGCCGCCTTGGCGACGGTCTCGGCGCCCTTGGCCTGGACGGCGTCGAAGGTCTGCGCGCCGCTCTCGGCGAGGATACCGACCAGATTGATCACGACATCCGAATCACGCATCGCCGCCTCGACCGAGGCCGGATAGCGTAGATTGGCCTGCACGATGTGGACCTGCCCGACCCGCCCCGACGGCTGGAGGTACCCGGCCAGTTCCGGCCGCCGCACTGCGACCCGGACCCGGTAGTCCCGCCGGCACAGCGCGCGGACGACATTCCGGCCCAAAAACCCCGATCCGCCGAAAACCGTGACGAGAGTTTCCAGATTCGATGCCATGGGATCCATTCCTGGGGTCCATTCCTGCGGAAAGAGTGCGTGTTATCAGGCTTGTATCGGGCCGGTTTGCGATGCGCAATCCGCATCCCCGCGCAGGTGCCAAGCAGCATTTGACAACCGCGTCACCGAACCGTAGTAACCGCCTCCGTGCCCCAAACGGCATGCCCAGGTGGTGGAATTGGTAGACGCGCTGGCTTCAGGTGCCAGTGGCTTAACGGCCGTGAAGGTTCGAGTCCTTTCCTGGGCACCAGCTTTTTCTGGATATCCAGCATTTCCAGATAGATAAATCGCATCCTTGTGTTGCGTACCCCTTCGTGGTGCAACGAAGGGCTGTGGCCCCGCCGATGCGCCGGATGGCTCTCATTCCTGCAGCGCATTCCGGCCGGATTGTCGGCGCCTGCCATCACGGACCTGACGCGTACTTCGGATCCGTCCTTGTCGGTCGCGTCGAGATGCGCCCCAACGCGGCACGCGCAATTGTACCGGGGGCGCCGTGGCTCGTGCCCCGATGCCGATGATTCTCAAATCACGCCCGGTAACAGGCGGTCACTTTGAGCGCCAACCGGCGAGGGGAGCGCCCCTTCGCATGGGACGACGTCTCGCCCAAAATGGCTTCTCGACTCAACGCGGATTTCGGCGATCGCTCACGATGTCGACGCGTCATTCGTATCGATCGTGAGTTCGTCACTCGCGACGCGTGCGACGTCACCTATCCGGCAATCGATCTGCTCGCTGTTTCGCCGTTTCCAATTCGCACGACAATCTGCGGAGCCGAACGGCCGATAACAATGATGTTGACGACGATTGACCGCTTGTTGCGGTAACACGAGCGCAAAGCTGCGTGCACGGCCGCTCCTGCAGATTATGCAACGCAGGTCTGTGATTGATGTCCGGCGCAAAACTCGGATAGCCTTCGGGAAGGCCTAACCCGACAGGGAGTGTGCTTCGTTGAAGAATGATCAAGCGCCAAAGCTTCTTCGACGCGACTTGCTTCGGCTGACGATTGTCGGTGCCGGCGCGTTGGGTGCCGGCCAATTGTTGCCGGCGTCGGCTTCCGCAAAACCCGTTGATCTCGATCAGAAGCGGAGGGCTCGCTATCGACCTGACTCCCAGGAAGTCAGGAATTTCTATCGCGTCAACAGCTATCCCGCTCGATAGGAGACTTCCGTGCTGACCAGGAAGTCCGAACGTCGTCCGGAGCGTGCCAGGCTTTTCGATGCAGCGGCCGATGAAGCATCGACGAAACTGGACCGGCGGACGTTCCTGAAGCGCTCTGGAGTCACGGCCGGCGCATTGGCCGCGGTGGGTGAACTCGCGCTGCACAGCGTGCGCAAGGCCGAAGCCGGTCCGCCGCCACCTGTCGGCGCAACGGTCACGACCCGCAAGAACGTCTGCACGCACTGCTCGGTCGGTTGCTCGGTGATCGCCAAGGTCGCCAACGGCGTATGGATCGGGCAGGAGCCCGACTACGACAGTCCGATCAATCGCGGCTCGCATTGCTGCAAGGGTGCGGCGGTTCGCGACGACGTGTTGAACGAACGACGCCTGCGTTACCCCGTCAAGCTCGTCAACGGACAGTGGACGCGCATCTCCTGGGAGACGGCGATCGACGAGATCGGCGACAAGCTGCTGGATATCCGCCAGAAGGCGGGGCCCGACTCGGTCTATTGGCTCGGCTCCGCCAAGTTCACCAACGAGGCCGCTTATCTCAATCGCAAGCTTGCGGCGTTCTGGGGCACCAACAATTCCGATCACCAGGCGCGGATCTGCCACTCCACGACGGTCACCGGCGTAGCCAATACCTGGGGCTACGGCGCGATGACCAACAGCTACAACGACATCCGCAACGCCAAGACCATCCTGTTGATGGGTGGCAATCCCGCCGAGGCCCATCCGGTCTCCCTGCAGCACATTCTTGAAGGCAAGGAGCTCAACCGCGCCAATATGATCGTGGTCGATCCCCGGATGACGCGGACCGCTGCGCACGCGACCGAATATGTCCGGGTTCGCCCCGGCACGCATATCGCCACGATCTACGGCATGCTGTGGCACATTTTCGAAAATGGCTGGGAGGACAAGGAATTCCTCGCTCAGCGTGTCTACGGCCTGGATGAGGTCCGGAAGCAGGTTGCGAAGTGGCCGCCCAAGGAGGTCGAGCGCGTGACCGGCCTGCCGGAGGCGCAGGTCAGACACGTCGCCGAACTGTTCGCCAAACAGAGGCCGTCCACCCTGATCTGGGCGATGGGGCAGACTCAATTCACCACCGGCACCGCCAATGTCCGCGCCAGCTGCCTGTTGCTGCTCGCCACCGGCAACATGGGGGTGCCCGGCGCAGGCGCCAACATTTTCCGCGGCCACACCAACGTGCAGGGTGCAACCGATCTCGGTCTCGATGTCACCTCGCTGCCGCTGTACTACGGTCTTGCCGAGGAGGCCTGGCGGCATTGGTGCCGGGTATGGGAGGTCGATTACGACTGGATGAAGTCGCGTTTCCCCGACAAGAAGCTGATGGAAACGCCGGGCATTCCGAGCACGCGCTGGTTCGACGCAACCTTGTTGCCAACCAATCAGGTCAGCCAGCCCAATCCGGTGCAGGCCATGTTCATCATGGGCCATGGCGTCAACACCATCACGCGGATGCCGGAAGCGGTGAAGGGCATCGAGAAGCTGGAGTTGCTGGTGGTCTGCGATCCCTACCCGACCGCGTGGTCGGTGCTGTCGGAGCGCAAGAACGGCACCTACCTCCTGCCGGCCTGCACGAGCTTCGAAATGGAGGGCTCGCGCACCAACTCCAACCGGTCGCTGCAATGGGGCGAAAAAATCGTCGATCCGGTCTTCGAATCGAAGAACGACTACGACACCATGTACCTGTTCGCCCGCAAGTTCGGATTTGCCGACCTGATGTTCAAGAACATCAAGGTCGAGAACGGCGCGGTTTCGGCGGAGGACATCCTGCGCGAGATCAACCGCGGCGGCTGGTCGACCGGCTATTGCGGACAGTCGCCGGAGCGGCTCAAGGCCCACATGAGAAACCAGCACAAGTTCGATCTGGTGACGCTGCGGGCACCGAAGGACGATCCGGAGGTTGGTGGAGATTATTACGGCCTGCCATGGCCGTGCTGGGGCACGCCCGAGTACAGGCATCCGGGCACGCCGATCCTCTACAATACCAATCTTCCGGTGAAGGAGGGTGGCGGCACCTTCCGCGCGCGGTTCGGAGTCGAGCGCGTCGTGAAGCGCAAGGTGGTGGAGAACGGGCAGGAGGTGGAGCGGGAAGATCACGATAATCTTCTCGCCGAAGGCTCGTATTCCGTCGGTTCGGAGATCAAGGACGGCTATCCCGAGTTCACCCTCGGCGTGCTGAAGAAACTCGGCTGGGACAAGGACCTCACCGCGCAGGAACGCGAGGTGATCGAGCGCATCAATCCGGCCGATCCCGACAAGGTGTCATGGTCGACCGACTTGTCCGGCGGCATCCAGCGGGTCGCGATCGAACACGGGTGTTCGCCTTACGGAAACGCCAAGGCACGCATGATCGCGTGGAATCTTCCCGATCCGGTTCCGGTGCATCGCGAGCCGATCTACACGCCGCGTCCCGACCTCGTCGCCGACTATCCGACCTTGCCGGACGCGAAGCAGTTCCGCGTGCCCAATATCGGCTTCTCCGTGCAGAAGGCCGCCGTCGATCGCGCGATCTCGAAGCAGTTCCCGCTGATCCTGAGCTCGGGCCGTCTGGTTGAATACGAAGGCGGTGGCGAGGAAACGCGGTCCAACAGATGGCTCGCCGAACTGAAGCAGCACATGTACGTCGAGATCAACCCGACGGACGCAGCCGAGCGCGGCATCGTCGATGGTGGCTGGGTCTGGGTGACCGGTGCAGAGAACAGCTCGCGGGCCCGGATGAAGGCGATGGTGACTGAACGCGTCGGCAAGGGCGTTGCCTGGATGCCGTTCCATTTCGCCGGCTGGTACGAGGGGGCCAACCTTCGGGCGAAATATCCGGCGGGAGCCGATCCCATCGTGCTCGGCGAGAGCGTCAATACGCTGACGACCTATGGCTATGATCCTGCCACCGGCATGCAGGAGCCGAAGGCCACGCTGTGTCAGATCAGGGCCGCATGAGAGGTTAGACCAATGGCACGCATGAAATTCCTGTGTGATGCGGACCGTTGCATCGACTGCAATGCCTGCGTGACCGCCTGCAAGAACGAGAACGAGGTGCCTTGGGGCATCAACCGGCGTCGCGTCGTCACCATCAATGACGGCAAGCCGGGCGAGCGGTCGGTGTCGATGGCCTGCATGCATTGTACCGATGCGCCTTGCGCGTCGGTGTGTCCGGTCAAGTGCATCTACCCGACCGAAGACGGCATCGTCCTGCACGACAAGGATTTGTGCATCGGCTGCGGCTATTGCTTCTACGCCTGTCCGTTCGGAGCGCCGCAATATCCCCAGGTCGGGAATTTCGGCTCGCGGGGCAAGATGGACAAGTGCACCTATTGCGCGGGCGGCGGCGGACCGGAGGCGCCGGGCAGCGCCGAAGAATATGCGAAATACGGCTCGAACCGCTTCGGCGAAGGCAAGCTGCCGATGTGCGCCGAGATGTGCTCGACCAAATCGCTGCTCGCAGGCGATGGCGACATCATCGCGCAAATCTACGAGGAGCGCGTCGAGAAGCGCGGCTATGGCTCCGGAGCCTGGGGCTGGACAACCGCCTATCACGAGGACGTCAAGTCGTAAGACGACCTGCGTTACCGCCGATGGAAGCGCGACGATCAGGGACGAAGATTGGGTATCCGTCATGACGGCTTTCGCACGCATTCGCTTCGCAGCGCTGTTGTTGATGCTGTTCTGTCTCGCGACAGCTCCGGTGCTCGCCCAGAAGCTCGGTCCCGACGGGGCGCCCAATCCGACCGCCAGTGTGACCAATCAGAAGACGCTTCTCGAGCAAGCGCCGCGCATCCAGGGCCGGATCGACATCCCCGATGTCAAAGCCAGCGTGTTGATGCAGCCGGCGGGACGGACCTGGGATTATTTCCACGAGGTCCTGCTGCACTGGGGTGGGGCGGTGGTGATCGTCGGCATGCTGGCCGTGCTCGCGCTCGCCTATCTGATCATGGGCCGGCTTCGCATCGAAGCCGGGCGCTCCGGGCAGACGATCGTCCGCTTCAAGGCCTTCGAGCGGTTCGCGCATTGGCTGACAGCGGTTTCTTTCGTGCTGCTCGGGTTGACCGGCCTGAACATCACCTTCGGCAAGGTCCTGCTGCTGCCCCTCGTCGGCCCGGAACTATTCTCGGACATCTCCCAGGTCGCCAAGTACGTGCACAATTTCACGAGCTTCGCCTTCGTGGCGGGCCTCGTTCTGATCACGGTGCTCTTCTTCAGGGACAATCTGTTCAAGCGAGTCGATATTGACTGGGTCAAGCAGGGTGGCGGCTTCATCAAGTCGAAACATGCGCCTGCAGGCCGCTTCAATCTCGGTGAGAAAATGGTCTATTGGCTGTCGGTCGCAGCCGGCCTCCTGGTCTCCGCATCGGGATTCGTGCTGCTGTTTCCGTTCTACGGCACCAACATAGCGGACATGCAGATCGCCCAGGTCGCCCACGCCGTCATCGCGATCCTGTTCATCGCGCTGATCCTCGGACACATCTATATCGGCACGCTCGGCATGGAAGGCGCGTTCGAAGCCATGGGTACCGGCGAGGTCGATATCAATTGGGCGAGAGAGCATCACGACCGCTGGCTCGCCGAAAAGCTCGAAGCGGAAGACCGGCAAGCTTCGGCTACACCGGCTGAATAGCGCGATGGCGCTCGGACCAGCCTGAACCGGGCAATTCAGTTGGAGCGGCCGTCCGGGTCACGCTTCCCGTTCCGGTCACGCAGGTAATCGTCGGTGGTGCGGACGGTCGGGCCCGACGCGCCATAAGATTCAAAACCTTGTTCGGCGACGAAGCCGACGCGGCAGTCGCCGCACATCTTGATGGCGTCGAGCCGCTGCGCCGAGCCCGAATACATCCAGTGCTGGCCTTCGAGCTTCGCCACCACACGCTCGATGCTGCTCTTGACGCCGAATGGCTTGCCGCAGCGGATGCAGCAAAACGGCTCCTCTTCCTTGAGCACCCGGGTCGGCGCCCGACTGGCACGGAAGTCGATCTGCGG
Protein-coding regions in this window:
- a CDS encoding undecaprenyl-diphosphate phosphatase, translating into MSDAIRAVILGIIEGVTEFLPVSSTGHLLLAERFFHLGEGAFWDSFTVLIQLGAILAIVVLYFKKLWDVAIGMFTGDAYARRFVIGVLVAFLPAVIVGLVAGKYIKTLLFNPWVVCFSLIVGGAILLWVDRLNLKPREHDATRFPLLMYLYIGIAQCIAMIPGVSRSGASIVAAMFLGADKRAAAEFSFFLAIPTMIGAFAYDFYKSRSEMTMDHMGVVAIGFVVSFITAIIVVKTFLSYVTRHGFVLFAWWRVIVGTLGLIALALGH
- a CDS encoding complex I NDUFA9 subunit family protein; protein product: MASNLETLVTVFGGSGFLGRNVVRALCRRDYRVRVAVRRPELAGYLQPSGRVGQVHIVQANLRYPASVEAAMRDSDVVINLVGILAESGAQTFDAVQAKGAETVAKAAAAAGARLVHVSAIGADAESPSHYARAKAAGEAAVLAAVPSATIFRPSVIFGPEDQFTNRFAALARMSPVLPLIGEMTRMQPVYVGDVATAIADAVDGKAKAGATYELGGPEVLTMREIIEAIVAIADRKPMLVPLSFSLARFQANFLQFAPGALKLTPDQVTLLARDNVVSDAAKAAGLTLEGLGISADSLEAIAPQYLWRFRAAGQFQRKSA
- a CDS encoding glutathione S-transferase family protein, translating into MFTLFHHPFCPHSRFIRLIAGEYGLELRLVEERSWERREAFLLLNAAGTTPVLVDKEQSPIPGAAIIAEYVDEAYGADMGPKRLMPETVAERIEVRRLMAWFNEKFFEEVSHPLVTERIYKRFMSEENGGGAPSADVMRAAKANVRYHLAYIGWLAQTRNFLAGDRLTYADLAAAAHLSAIDYLGDVPWSEDDAAKAWYARVKSRPSFRPLLSEWLAGVPASRTYVDLDF
- a CDS encoding SDR family oxidoreductase, translated to MTSRKSAIVLGGSSDIGRAAARSFAKAGFDVALAGRDVAALEPDAADLRARYNVEVGLHKFDVLDTASFEGFVGALPALPDVVISIVGLLGVQQNAESDLAHATTIMRSNYEGPSLILGLFAEKFLARGSGTLVGVSSVAGDRGRASNYVYGSAKAGFSAFLSGLRARASRGGVHVVTVKPGFVRTKMTEGMKLIGPLTVEAPVVGDAIFNAVEKKTDVVYVSGKWRLVMLIIKTLPEAVFKKLKF
- a CDS encoding FAD-binding oxidoreductase, which produces MTLVSGWGRFPVVDSELLRPRSFEAVGEAVVTGSVARGNGRAYGDAAIGAIRTIAMTGFDRVRSFDPVTGRIRLEAGVLLSDLIDTFGRRGFLPFVVPGTRFISVGGAIAADVHGKNHHCEGGFGRYVDSILLRTGQGETIEASREQNSDAFFATVGGMGLTGVILEATMRLRPVETGWIRERVISASDLDAAMRALDAGDSATYSVAWIDCAARGSELGRSLIYLGEHARADELADGAGAFPAGKNPGLAVPIDLPSMTLNRYSIRAFNELYYRMGARRAGGSHVVSLYPYFFPLDSIADWNRIYGRRGFLQHQCVIPELGARAVLGEILDRVARRGDASFLAVLKKLGQGDGILSFPLPGYTLALDFPVKGDILNFLDEIDRLVVAAGGRLYLAKDARQSRATFEAGYPALRRFNAIRKALDPAGTIRSKLSQRLFDEV
- a CDS encoding acyl-CoA thioesterase domain-containing protein, coding for MTNMPFFTRDGDTFHPTEVANGPWDPKSLHGRVIVGLLGFAIEERHSGPEFVPARLTVDMFRLPTIDKPIEVTTRLVRDGLRIRVVEAEFVSGGVSMARASCQLLRKTQNPDGNVWSPPNWDVPKPDDIPKPTDPRLGMNGKWTTRPIVGHMGSLGPRRLWMSEVRELVAGVPMTPFVHVAVGADFASPFANAGDKGLGYINSDVTIYLHRLPVTNWIGFDVVNHQATDGVAIGECWLYDEQGPIGTATVAALAQRKPMANPSKR
- the queG gene encoding tRNA epoxyqueuosine(34) reductase QueG — its product is MAGGRAGIADLRGPRLLNSDPTELKAALANEARALGFDCIGITASGTIENAGKHFLEFIASGGHGDMDWLAAHPERRVDPRGLWQDVRSVIMLGVNYGPDQDPLAILQQRTRAAISVYAQGDDYHDLIKKRLKALARWLVATAPSDVKVFVDTAAVMEKPLAQAAHLGWQGKHTNLVSREFGSWLFLGAIYTTLELPRDDAEIDHCGSCQACLDICPTSAFPAPYKLDARRCISYLTIENKGPIPREFRKAIGNRIYGCDDCLAACPWNKFAQEGREAKLAARDELRAPSLAELAGLDDAAFRALFTKSPVKRIGRDRFLRNVLIAIGNSGEAILAEEARRLLGDESALVRGAAVWALEQLVSRGEFEAMRSAAASNEHDDSVREEWQAAS